From the Bacillus tuaregi genome, one window contains:
- a CDS encoding CsxC family protein: MRKNSSYYRSRKQHGVGTTSYVVEGTTVNSDLLPIPPWKSAVKLDYPFVNASVPLADIDLEVDVEAEIPLPTSVQEIKSIRKNVTLTQCKAVPSSYSPNIVKLFITGILHKNIQFITSSYTNVRDYSVDVEFSTVKTVELDNPVMGPFGQEDIEYSQKTALYEYREASKKGHGANPYVSGSETFEFFNEPIECTLLGTKVREIDLFKDVDRFGRFNCITEKAEIRLFLRLSQMQKLVLNDKDSKGNKGSSDNSKDSGNNKN, translated from the coding sequence ATGAGAAAAAATAGCAGTTATTATAGAAGTCGTAAACAACATGGAGTGGGTACAACATCATATGTAGTAGAGGGCACAACAGTTAATTCAGACCTTCTTCCAATACCACCGTGGAAAAGTGCCGTAAAGCTTGATTATCCTTTTGTAAATGCTTCTGTCCCTTTAGCCGATATTGATTTAGAGGTGGATGTGGAAGCGGAAATTCCTCTGCCTACAAGTGTCCAAGAAATTAAATCGATCCGTAAAAATGTTACATTAACACAATGCAAGGCAGTCCCATCGTCCTATTCCCCAAATATTGTAAAGCTATTTATTACTGGAATTCTGCATAAAAATATTCAATTTATTACGAGTTCTTATACGAACGTAAGGGATTATAGTGTTGATGTTGAGTTTTCAACCGTAAAAACGGTAGAGCTTGATAATCCTGTTATGGGTCCATTTGGTCAGGAGGACATTGAATACAGTCAAAAAACAGCTCTTTATGAATATCGTGAAGCTAGCAAGAAAGGTCATGGCGCAAATCCGTATGTATCCGGTTCTGAAACCTTTGAATTCTTCAATGAGCCAATAGAATGTACGCTCCTTGGTACAAAAGTGAGAGAAATTGATTTATTTAAAGATGTTGACCGTTTCGGAAGGTTCAATTGTATTACAGAAAAAGCGGAGATTCGCTTATTCCTGCGTTTATCACAAATGCAAAAGTTGGTTCTTAATGATAAGGATTCAAAAGGGAACAAGGGATCTAGTGACAATTCAAAGGATTCGGGTAATAATAAAAATTAA
- the megL gene encoding methionine gamma-lyase yields the protein MKKNNYRFETKAIHSGYQTTAHDGSLVPPIYQTSTFAFNDAEEGERRFAGHEDGFIYTRLGNPTVKILEDRLAELERGETALAFASGMAAVSAVLMSLTKTGDHILCSKGVYGCTYGLLQLLKEKYLITHDFSLMETKEELERCILPNTACLYVETPINPTMKLVDLEMITETAKAKGIPVVVDNTFCSPYLQTPLALGCDVVIHSATKYIGGHGDVIAGLVAGSKDFIGQLARTTQKDVGGVLSPFDAWLLLRGLKTLPVRMDRHGENAKRLFEYLKQHPKVEAVHFPGDQQKADYPIMKKQMKNPGAMISFTIKGTKKTAQMFMNQLQLIKIAVSLGDAETLISHPATMTHSTIPADERKRMGIEDTLLRLAVGLEAWVDIKEDLEQALAKI from the coding sequence GTGAAGAAAAATAATTACCGCTTTGAAACAAAGGCCATTCATTCAGGCTATCAAACTACAGCCCATGATGGCAGTTTAGTACCTCCCATCTATCAAACATCTACATTTGCGTTTAACGATGCGGAGGAAGGGGAAAGAAGATTTGCTGGACACGAGGATGGCTTTATATACACCAGGTTGGGTAATCCGACCGTAAAAATCCTCGAGGATCGCCTCGCAGAATTGGAACGTGGGGAGACTGCTTTAGCCTTTGCTTCTGGAATGGCAGCAGTCTCTGCTGTATTAATGTCCTTGACCAAAACAGGCGATCATATACTTTGCTCTAAAGGGGTGTATGGATGTACCTATGGACTACTGCAATTATTAAAAGAAAAATATTTAATTACCCACGATTTCTCATTAATGGAGACAAAGGAGGAGCTCGAACGCTGCATCCTTCCCAATACAGCCTGTCTCTATGTCGAAACCCCCATCAATCCAACGATGAAGCTCGTTGATCTAGAAATGATAACAGAAACAGCAAAGGCAAAAGGAATTCCTGTTGTCGTCGATAATACCTTCTGCTCTCCTTACCTACAAACCCCGCTTGCACTTGGCTGTGATGTGGTCATTCATAGTGCAACAAAGTATATTGGCGGCCATGGTGATGTCATTGCTGGTTTGGTTGCAGGCAGCAAGGATTTTATCGGACAGCTCGCTCGCACCACCCAAAAGGATGTTGGTGGAGTTCTTTCGCCGTTTGATGCCTGGCTTTTATTAAGAGGGTTAAAAACACTACCTGTGAGAATGGATCGTCATGGTGAGAATGCCAAAAGGCTGTTTGAGTATTTAAAGCAGCATCCAAAGGTTGAAGCGGTTCATTTTCCCGGTGATCAACAGAAAGCGGATTATCCAATCATGAAAAAACAAATGAAAAATCCAGGTGCTATGATTTCTTTTACCATAAAAGGGACAAAGAAAACGGCGCAAATGTTTATGAATCAATTACAGTTAATTAAGATTGCTGTTAGTCTTGGGGATGCAGAGACGCTTATTTCTCATCCGGCCACGATGACCCATTCTACAATACCTGCTGATGAACGAAAAAGGATGGGCATAGAGGATACTCTGCTACGTTTGGCGGTCGGGCTTGAGGCATGGGTGGATATAAAAGAGGATCTCGAGCAGGCGCTGGCAAAAATTTAG